The proteins below are encoded in one region of Myxococcales bacterium:
- the fsa gene encoding fructose-6-phosphate aldolase yields MKIFIDSGDIGEIKEAAAMGAVDGVTTNPSLLSKGGLPIKKAIAAICEVVDGPISAEVLATETAQILAEGRELAKIHKNVVVKVPLILDGLKAVRVFTAEGIKTNVTLCFSATQALLAAKAGATYISPFVGRLDDLAEDGMDLIQQIVTIYDNYDFDTEVLVASVRHPIHVVQAALMGAHVCTIPFKVITQLAKHPMTDQGLAKFLEDAKKIPRE; encoded by the coding sequence ATGAAGATCTTCATCGACAGCGGAGACATCGGCGAAATCAAAGAAGCCGCAGCAATGGGCGCCGTCGACGGCGTCACCACCAACCCTTCCCTGCTCTCGAAGGGCGGACTGCCCATCAAAAAGGCGATCGCGGCCATCTGTGAGGTCGTCGACGGCCCGATCTCCGCGGAGGTCCTGGCCACGGAGACCGCGCAGATCCTGGCCGAGGGCCGGGAGCTGGCGAAAATTCACAAAAACGTCGTCGTGAAGGTGCCCCTCATCCTCGACGGGCTGAAGGCTGTGCGGGTGTTCACGGCGGAAGGCATCAAGACCAACGTGACCCTGTGTTTTTCCGCGACGCAGGCGCTGCTCGCGGCGAAGGCCGGCGCCACGTACATCTCACCCTTCGTTGGGCGGCTCGACGACCTGGCCGAAGACGGCATGGATCTCATTCAGCAGATCGTCACCATTTACGACAACTACGACTTCGACACCGAGGTCCTCGTCGCCAGTGTTCGGCATCCGATCCACGTCGTGCAAGCCGCGCTGATGGGTGCCCACGTGTGCACCATCCCCTTCAAGGTGATCACTCAGCTCGCCAAACACCCGATGACGGATCAGGGCCTCGCCAAGTTCCTCGAGGACGCCAAGAAGATCCCGCGCGAGTGA
- the ybeY gene encoding rRNA maturation RNase YbeY: MLGELGIADAELSVLLTDDAHIHQLNREWRQQDKPTDVLAFPIDERAGRAAHEASTGGRDVVLGDVVISLDTAARQARSRKRELFEEVRFLLAHGLLHLIGFDHAAPEEKRAMVALTRRLVRRVSAPELRPTHARVSTRGTKRVGRRPPKTRRG, encoded by the coding sequence ATGCTCGGCGAGCTCGGCATCGCCGACGCGGAGCTGAGTGTGCTGCTCACGGACGACGCGCACATTCACCAGCTCAACCGCGAGTGGCGCCAGCAAGACAAACCCACTGACGTGCTGGCGTTCCCAATCGACGAGCGCGCCGGACGCGCGGCCCACGAAGCCTCGACCGGCGGACGCGACGTCGTGCTCGGAGACGTCGTGATTTCGTTGGACACGGCCGCACGACAAGCGCGCTCTCGAAAGCGGGAGCTGTTCGAGGAAGTGCGCTTCTTGCTCGCCCACGGGCTGCTGCACCTGATCGGTTTCGACCACGCCGCCCCGGAGGAAAAGCGAGCGATGGTAGCGCTCACGCGGCGCCTGGTGCGGCGAGTGAGCGCACCCGAACTTCGGCCGACACACGCTCGGGTGAGCACTCGGGGCACGAAGCGCGTGGGCCGTCGACCCCCAAAAACCCGGCGCGGCTAG
- a CDS encoding HU family DNA-binding protein produces the protein MAGKRLTKAQVVGEVANVTELDKKSVNRVFEALQEIIRKQLSARGPGEFVVPGLVKLRVVKKPATKERQGINPFTKEPITIPAKPASKKVRATALKALKDLVQ, from the coding sequence ATGGCTGGCAAGAGGCTGACGAAGGCGCAGGTGGTTGGTGAGGTCGCGAATGTGACCGAGCTCGACAAGAAGAGTGTGAACCGTGTGTTCGAGGCGCTGCAGGAGATCATCCGCAAGCAGCTCTCGGCTCGCGGACCCGGAGAGTTCGTGGTTCCGGGCCTGGTTAAGCTCCGCGTGGTGAAGAAGCCCGCGACGAAAGAGCGCCAGGGCATCAACCCGTTCACCAAGGAGCCGATCACGATCCCGGCGAAGCCGGCGAGCAAGAAAGTTCGCGCGACCGCCCTCAAGGCGCTCAAGGATCTGGTTCAGTGA
- a CDS encoding DUF1569 domain-containing protein has translation MSTRSFREVRALLEQLGETPSLPGAWSYSEVLQHCAQSIEYSLSGYPELRSGFFRATLGRLAKAKFLSAGRMRHDLGAAVPGAPALDPALPVPDARARLLEAMAKFDAFSGELQDHLAYGACSRAEYEQLHAMHVANHLGGASA, from the coding sequence GTGTCGACCCGATCCTTCCGAGAAGTCCGCGCGCTGCTCGAGCAGCTCGGGGAAACGCCGTCGCTGCCGGGTGCCTGGAGCTACTCCGAGGTGCTGCAACACTGTGCGCAGAGCATCGAGTATTCGCTGAGCGGGTATCCGGAGCTGCGCTCGGGATTCTTCCGAGCGACCCTTGGCCGGCTGGCGAAGGCGAAGTTCCTGAGCGCCGGTCGCATGAGGCACGACCTCGGGGCCGCCGTGCCGGGCGCCCCCGCGCTCGACCCAGCCCTCCCGGTGCCCGACGCGCGAGCCCGCCTGCTCGAAGCGATGGCGAAGTTCGATGCCTTCTCCGGGGAGCTGCAAGACCACCTGGCTTATGGAGCCTGCAGCCGCGCGGAGTACGAACAGCTCCACGCGATGCACGTCGCGAATCATCTTGGGGGCGCCTCCGCCTGA
- a CDS encoding serine/threonine protein phosphatase, producing the protein MAGRTIAIGDIHGELNQLRTLMAKLPRLDKQDTLVFLGDYIDRGPHSKQVVEYVRYLPRMLSAKIVALRGNHEDAWLRVRKHRWPEFVRPPHHGCLPAYRSFINAPLAMHNQEPIDAERDAFESGRFFPRRIVEWLENLPYWYEDEHAIYVHAGLPRAPHGGFAHPSELPHPPVQLLWLRDEDFFRNYRGKRVVVGHTNTELLPPELSAFTPDDPKDLWSYENVVGIDTGCGRGGFLTAVELPSMTVHESR; encoded by the coding sequence ATGGCGGGCAGGACGATTGCGATCGGAGACATCCACGGCGAGCTGAATCAGCTGCGCACGCTGATGGCCAAGCTGCCCAGACTCGACAAACAAGACACGCTCGTCTTTTTGGGCGATTACATCGACCGCGGACCCCACTCGAAGCAGGTCGTCGAGTACGTGCGTTACCTGCCGCGCATGCTGAGCGCGAAGATCGTGGCATTGCGAGGCAACCACGAGGACGCCTGGCTCAGGGTGCGCAAACACCGCTGGCCGGAGTTCGTGCGACCGCCTCACCATGGCTGCCTGCCCGCGTACCGCTCGTTCATCAACGCTCCCTTGGCGATGCACAACCAGGAGCCCATCGACGCGGAGCGGGATGCCTTCGAGAGTGGTCGCTTCTTTCCGCGGCGCATCGTCGAGTGGCTGGAGAACCTGCCGTACTGGTACGAGGATGAGCACGCGATCTACGTTCACGCGGGACTTCCCCGCGCGCCCCATGGGGGTTTCGCACACCCGAGTGAGCTGCCACATCCGCCGGTGCAGCTGCTCTGGCTCAGGGACGAAGACTTCTTCCGCAACTACCGCGGCAAGCGCGTGGTGGTCGGCCACACCAACACCGAGCTATTGCCGCCGGAGCTGTCTGCCTTCACGCCGGACGACCCCAAGGATCTCTGGTCGTACGAGAACGTCGTCGGCATCGACACGGGCTGCGGGCGCGGCGGGTTTCTGACGGCCGTCGAGCTGCCCTCGATGACCGTCCACGAATCACGCTGA
- the lnt gene encoding apolipoprotein N-acyltransferase, translating into MSDAKSPRRFIPPACAVLGGVVFALSAPPTNFYAAVLVGLAGLFLSTRGVERPRAAAFMAALWATSAGLVGLRFVPGVIVTFTNLGFFLGVVALVLLAIIQSGTWALGMGLARYVEHETELDARLGFGLGVFVAVSLVFVIAWTPGGLLSPWTTLVQVAELVGEKGVSVLLGVAVVLFVSPLEHWLYPERARPRRLWVSPVLGAALFGLMLAYGMVRIRSVRAEHALRPTLKLGVVQAAVGARLRWEEGARELILSRLRRLTRESERGGAVLTLWPEAAYPFVLDHAPGRMQRGRRAILGRDLHGPVLFGLITNAPGGEAGHNATTVVSPDGTIQLPQAKMELLWFGETVPLGEHLPFLRKLFSRAGGLVPGKDVVLLTSGPARIGVLNCYEDTLPAVGRKVAQAGPNLLVNVTNDAWFGPTAEPELHLRLSVLRAIESRRDLVRAVNLGVPAWIDATGAVRERGSADAESVMFVSPALSEAGPTPFVRFGDLPLWLVFGGVSASSWYRRRRKVAPPARSA; encoded by the coding sequence ATGAGCGACGCCAAGTCTCCGCGGCGATTCATTCCGCCCGCGTGCGCCGTGCTGGGCGGCGTCGTCTTCGCGCTCTCGGCGCCACCGACCAATTTCTACGCGGCAGTGCTGGTCGGACTCGCGGGTCTGTTCCTCTCGACTCGTGGTGTGGAACGCCCGCGCGCTGCGGCATTCATGGCGGCGCTCTGGGCGACCAGCGCCGGGCTCGTCGGGCTTCGCTTCGTGCCCGGAGTGATCGTCACCTTCACCAACCTCGGGTTCTTTCTCGGTGTCGTCGCCCTGGTGCTTCTGGCCATCATCCAATCGGGCACCTGGGCGCTCGGGATGGGGCTTGCGCGTTACGTCGAACACGAGACGGAGCTCGACGCACGGCTCGGATTCGGCCTCGGGGTGTTCGTCGCGGTGAGCCTGGTGTTCGTGATCGCGTGGACCCCCGGCGGGCTCTTGTCGCCCTGGACGACGCTGGTTCAGGTCGCAGAGCTGGTGGGTGAAAAGGGCGTCTCGGTCTTGCTCGGAGTCGCCGTCGTGTTGTTCGTGTCGCCCCTCGAACATTGGCTGTACCCGGAACGTGCCAGACCTCGCCGGCTGTGGGTCTCGCCAGTACTGGGCGCGGCCCTGTTCGGGCTGATGCTCGCCTACGGCATGGTTCGCATCCGGAGCGTGCGCGCCGAACACGCGCTCCGCCCCACGCTGAAACTCGGCGTCGTGCAGGCGGCGGTGGGGGCACGCTTGCGCTGGGAAGAAGGTGCCCGAGAGCTGATCCTCAGCCGGCTGCGTCGCCTGACCCGCGAGTCCGAGCGCGGCGGCGCCGTGCTGACACTCTGGCCCGAGGCCGCGTATCCGTTCGTGCTCGATCACGCTCCCGGCCGCATGCAGCGTGGCCGGCGGGCAATTCTCGGTCGCGACCTCCACGGCCCTGTGTTGTTCGGCCTGATCACCAACGCACCCGGCGGGGAAGCCGGACACAACGCGACCACGGTCGTCAGCCCAGACGGCACCATCCAGCTGCCGCAGGCCAAGATGGAGCTCTTGTGGTTCGGTGAGACCGTTCCGCTCGGAGAACACCTGCCGTTTCTGCGCAAGCTGTTCTCGCGCGCCGGTGGGCTCGTGCCGGGAAAGGACGTCGTGCTCTTGACGAGCGGGCCGGCACGCATCGGTGTCTTGAACTGTTACGAAGACACGCTGCCGGCGGTGGGGCGCAAGGTCGCGCAAGCTGGGCCAAATCTGCTGGTGAACGTCACGAATGACGCCTGGTTTGGTCCCACTGCGGAGCCGGAGCTTCACCTTCGACTCTCGGTGCTGCGAGCCATCGAGTCACGCCGCGACCTCGTGCGGGCGGTGAACTTGGGTGTGCCGGCATGGATCGACGCCACCGGTGCAGTGCGCGAGCGGGGCTCTGCCGACGCCGAGAGTGTCATGTTCGTCTCACCCGCCCTCAGCGAGGCTGGACCCACGCCGTTCGTGCGGTTTGGCGACCTGCCCCTGTGGCTCGTGTTTGGTGGGGTCTCGGCGAGCAGCTGGTATCGCCGGCGGCGCAAGGTCGCCCCGCCCGCGCGCTCCGCGTGA
- a CDS encoding protein kinase, which yields MRPPESGLLDALTGDYLSRYQASGETSVGGMGTLTHLHDIWLDRRVVAKAIRSDHRHSDRVRQRFLREARVQGALQHPGIVPVFDIGVSPTGDAYFTMRRVSGLTLAQVFDRLRDSDPEMNERFSPRRLVGALSQVCQILHYAHCHGVIHRDLKPANIMLGDFGEVYVLDWGIAKVGAEPDLLPDEDSSPHNTSGVRGTRLTHDGSVLGTPEYMPPEQKTRAEAVDARADVFALGAMLFEALTLEALRQGGDVAQALAQVDEDPRVRERLERVEELDPEVVDICVAAMELDPESRLPGADALYRALEAYLDGAQDYERRRTEAARLVTKARTALDAVADKPGERDQARAAALADLGRALTLDPECAPALEVAMDIVLAEPETLPSGAREELDRALRTQAHGTARAAAGLGAIWIALVGLATLMGVRDWMPFALISACIATLIGYNASVAITGKHQRFMRGVVIVATFTAVATAGAFAGPFVVVPGVAILAGSAFIFVLRADRALRWLAIVSSVAAVAIPPLLQLAGLLPASYAFERGVLRILPNAVGFPPNATLALIWLATTAAVVFSGLVVSYAVKRLTITQDAALLQAWRLRHLLPPAAARTLASAARRVSVPESRTTQAPSQRKP from the coding sequence GTGCGACCGCCAGAGAGCGGGCTCCTCGACGCACTGACCGGCGACTACCTCTCGCGTTATCAGGCCTCCGGCGAGACCAGCGTCGGCGGCATGGGGACCCTCACCCACCTGCACGACATCTGGCTCGACCGACGCGTCGTCGCCAAGGCGATCCGCTCGGATCACCGCCACTCTGACCGAGTTCGTCAGCGCTTCTTGCGCGAAGCCCGGGTGCAGGGCGCGCTGCAACACCCAGGCATCGTGCCCGTGTTCGACATCGGAGTCTCCCCGACCGGGGACGCCTATTTCACCATGCGGCGGGTCAGCGGCCTGACCTTGGCGCAGGTGTTCGATCGCTTGCGCGACAGCGACCCCGAGATGAACGAACGCTTCTCACCTCGACGCTTGGTTGGCGCGCTGAGCCAGGTCTGTCAGATCCTGCACTATGCCCACTGCCACGGCGTCATTCACCGTGACCTGAAGCCAGCAAACATCATGCTGGGCGACTTTGGTGAGGTCTACGTCCTCGACTGGGGAATTGCCAAGGTCGGCGCCGAGCCAGACCTCTTGCCCGACGAGGACTCGAGTCCGCACAACACCTCGGGAGTGCGCGGGACTCGCTTGACACACGACGGCTCGGTGCTCGGCACTCCGGAGTACATGCCACCCGAGCAGAAGACGCGCGCCGAGGCGGTCGACGCCCGCGCGGACGTGTTCGCGCTCGGCGCCATGCTGTTCGAAGCGCTGACGCTCGAGGCGCTGCGGCAGGGGGGTGACGTGGCACAAGCCCTGGCGCAGGTCGACGAAGACCCGCGCGTGCGAGAGCGCCTCGAACGGGTCGAGGAGCTCGACCCCGAGGTCGTGGACATTTGTGTCGCCGCCATGGAGCTGGACCCGGAAAGCCGCCTGCCGGGGGCCGACGCCCTGTATCGCGCGCTGGAGGCGTACCTGGACGGCGCCCAAGACTACGAGCGGCGACGCACCGAAGCCGCTCGCCTGGTCACCAAGGCTCGGACCGCGCTCGATGCGGTCGCGGACAAACCCGGGGAGCGAGACCAGGCTCGCGCCGCAGCGCTTGCCGATCTGGGTCGCGCCCTGACGCTAGACCCGGAGTGCGCGCCGGCGCTCGAGGTGGCGATGGACATCGTCCTGGCCGAGCCGGAGACGCTGCCCAGCGGCGCACGCGAGGAGCTCGACCGGGCGCTTCGAACGCAGGCTCACGGCACGGCTCGAGCTGCAGCGGGACTCGGGGCAATCTGGATCGCGCTGGTTGGATTGGCGACCCTGATGGGTGTGCGCGACTGGATGCCATTCGCGCTGATCAGCGCCTGCATCGCGACGCTGATCGGTTACAACGCCAGCGTCGCGATAACCGGCAAACACCAGCGTTTCATGCGCGGTGTCGTGATCGTTGCGACGTTCACTGCGGTGGCGACTGCCGGCGCGTTCGCCGGTCCATTCGTGGTCGTACCCGGCGTGGCGATCTTGGCGGGCAGCGCTTTCATCTTCGTCTTGAGGGCGGACCGAGCACTGCGCTGGCTCGCCATCGTCAGCAGCGTGGCAGCAGTTGCCATCCCCCCACTGCTTCAGCTCGCCGGTTTGCTCCCCGCTTCGTATGCGTTCGAACGTGGGGTGCTCCGCATCTTGCCCAATGCAGTGGGGTTCCCACCGAACGCAACGCTGGCGCTGATCTGGCTCGCGACCACGGCGGCAGTCGTCTTCTCCGGCTTGGTCGTGAGCTACGCGGTGAAGCGGCTCACCATCACTCAAGACGCCGCGCTACTGCAGGCCTGGAGGCTGCGCCACCTCCTGCCACCCGCGGCCGCGCGCACACTGGCCAGTGCCGCCCGGCGTGTGTCGGTGCCCGAGTCTCGAACGACGCAGGCACCGAGTCAGCGCAAGCCCTGA
- a CDS encoding OmpA family protein, translated as MRTSIILCSGLLCASIAFPAGAQEAGASGSLSLSGAEGSSSSSGGGDFMSQYTPEAGLIELGGFFGLIWMNKEHNLRDVGDTHREFKRPALELGLRAAYFPLSFLGAEVEGALGPGASAGDEKATLWAARGHVIGQLPGSRITPFVLAGLGRLGASTDVMGSDGDPEGHVGIGAKMAVSSMLDVRLDLRDNMTGKNPETRSARHEIAHHPEVLLGLTLTLGRTVKEAPVAAPGDRDKDGFLDPDDKCPDVKGIAPDGCPDKDPDKDGILDPDDQCPDVKGVAPDGCPDKDPDKDGILDPDDKCPDVKGIPPDGCPDRDPDKDGILDPDDKCPTEPETKNGFEDEDGCPDKLPDAVQKFSGVIQGIEFDVNKAKIREKSFKLLDEAVKVLTDYPKLKIEISGHTDTDGKHDHNVDLSKRRADSVKEYFTKKGITEDRIQTRGAGPDEPIADNKTKAGKQKNRRIEFKLIQ; from the coding sequence ATGCGAACGTCCATCATTCTTTGCTCAGGCCTGCTGTGCGCATCAATCGCCTTCCCGGCGGGGGCTCAGGAGGCTGGCGCCTCGGGATCGCTGTCCCTCTCGGGCGCCGAGGGAAGCTCGAGCTCGAGCGGCGGCGGCGACTTCATGAGTCAGTACACGCCCGAAGCGGGCTTGATCGAACTCGGCGGTTTCTTCGGTCTGATCTGGATGAACAAGGAGCACAACCTGCGCGACGTGGGCGACACTCACCGCGAGTTCAAGCGCCCGGCGCTCGAACTCGGGCTTCGCGCCGCGTACTTCCCGCTGAGCTTCTTGGGTGCAGAGGTCGAAGGCGCGCTCGGACCGGGTGCCTCCGCGGGTGACGAGAAGGCGACACTCTGGGCAGCCCGCGGGCACGTCATCGGCCAGCTCCCGGGATCTCGCATCACCCCGTTCGTGCTGGCCGGCTTGGGGCGCCTCGGCGCGTCCACCGACGTCATGGGCAGTGACGGCGATCCGGAAGGGCACGTTGGCATCGGTGCCAAGATGGCCGTGAGCAGCATGCTCGACGTGCGCCTCGACCTGCGCGACAACATGACGGGCAAGAACCCGGAAACGCGCAGCGCGCGCCACGAAATCGCTCACCACCCAGAGGTCTTGTTGGGCCTGACGCTGACGCTCGGGCGCACGGTGAAAGAGGCGCCCGTGGCGGCGCCGGGGGATCGCGACAAGGATGGCTTCCTCGACCCCGACGACAAGTGCCCCGACGTGAAGGGCATCGCACCCGATGGCTGTCCCGACAAGGACCCCGACAAGGACGGCATCCTCGATCCGGACGACCAGTGCCCCGACGTGAAGGGCGTCGCACCCGACGGCTGTCCCGACAAGGATCCGGACAAGGACGGCATCCTCGACCCGGACGACAAGTGCCCCGACGTGAAGGGCATCCCGCCCGATGGGTGTCCCGACAGGGATCCGGACAAGGACGGCATCCTCGACCCGGACGACAAGTGCCCCACCGAGCCCGAGACGAAGAACGGCTTCGAGGACGAGGACGGCTGTCCCGACAAACTCCCCGACGCGGTGCAGAAGTTCTCTGGCGTGATTCAGGGCATCGAGTTCGACGTGAACAAGGCCAAGATCCGCGAGAAGTCCTTCAAGCTACTGGACGAGGCGGTCAAGGTCCTGACCGACTACCCGAAGCTGAAGATCGAAATCAGCGGGCACACCGACACCGACGGAAAACACGACCACAACGTGGACCTGTCCAAGCGTCGCGCTGACTCCGTGAAGGAGTACTTCACGAAGAAGGGCATCACCGAGGACCGCATTCAGACTCGCGGCGCAGGACCCGACGAGCCGATTGCCGACAACAAGACCAAAGCCGGCAAGCAAAAGAACCGCCGCATCGAGTTCAAGCTCATCCAGTGA